In Anoplopoma fimbria isolate UVic2021 breed Golden Eagle Sablefish chromosome 22, Afim_UVic_2022, whole genome shotgun sequence, a genomic segment contains:
- the ccdc28a gene encoding coiled-coil domain-containing protein 28A, whose translation MEERKLKRKSPRTSTNTAGPAGGSGRKSNASTGGRHVGSSQKSKTRRGVRDKPRQNLGLGGRSTQNQGQAAPIIQHSFLTDVSDVQEMENGLLSLLNDFHSGKLQAFGNECSIDQMEHVREMQEKLARLHFDLYSEVDEMPEDQRKVGCDTNMDKLLLNLEELSSSIQKLNLADSQEIPRTASM comes from the exons ATGGAGGAGCGGAAGCTAAAGAGAAAGAGTCCCAGGACCTCCACCAACACCGCGGGCCCAGCCGGTGGCTCTGGCCGGAAGAGCAACGCTTCCACCGGGGGACGGCACGTCGGCTCCAGCCAAAAGAGCAAAACTAGGAG gGGTGTAAGAGACAAACCCAGGCAGAATCTGGGTTTGGGTGGTAGATCTACTCAGAACCAGGGCCAGGCAGCACCCATCATCCAGCACTCCTTTCTGACAGATGTTTCAGATGTACAGGAGATGGAGAACGGCCTGCTCAGCCTCCTCAATGACTTCCACTCAGGGAAACTACAAGCATTTG GCAACGAGTGCTCCATTGACCAGATGGAGCATGTGAGAGAGATGCAGGAGAAGCTGGCACGTTTGCACTTTGACCTCTACAGCGAGGTGGACGAAATGCCTGAAGACCAGAGGAAAGTAGGCTGCGACACCAACATGGACAAATTACTTCTTAAT CTTGAGGAGCTGAGTTCTTCAAT TCAGAAACTGAATCTAGCCGACTCCCAAGAGATCCCCAGGACTGCCAGTATGTGA
- the LOC129111895 gene encoding epithelial cell-transforming sequence 2 oncogene-like, whose amino-acid sequence METNARSTPHSVKRWQLSGTDYEPQRTGTLFSSRTPLNHRTSNLQLFEERMNLVMHWFDLWTDGQRKHLLHSLFTRCTKSQLKYCKDLLIETVPVTQVDFTAVLPRFLSLYVMSFLSPLDLCFAAQVSWHWRVLAEQDCLWAGRCISRGWFLPYTPGEKEFGAWKNHYVSCVSTLDWLTPREAAEQYGTLNQQSAGMTEEEQERRKERKIRQMIRDKLQEDKRESLRTRKAWGSYTKPEGARGGRTQTGRPGSGITFSSWPSLCWPPRAVGSPSVCLSPDMGQTRTAAQSLERVQVSSPSSKARGALSSFTSRPPLPHADYLTPPALLLLISNRIPAYEVVLSGVKSGVMVVLYDHRGTLSALLTQVERTISGQRAQRLGLLAPGGTEEIHLLRGSSLSEKTLLNPDHRDFWEKLCGWVAPTEEGGGIDIFSPLAASASGVALMQALSTLTGLKAQAPMGFATGSFQNILSEWSDGSVRTGLSEQQPAAPALQFVCDGVLQGWCRQAQWMEEALGELRVCRGPQLQRVSLQARSRVLGHFLWEKICLEELCVSKDLNEALTEGLTALTRQEENRPLEFLAVFLTRWSEEKEGEESSGGEKRRNKGAHDFSLAPHDSQKCAGLIPELPQIVFDWRGAAARELHHSECLYLSRLGAVLKVYQEPLTAALNSNRAIISYADIHIVLSPVTQILELNRVFLADLQARLQQWGAEQCVGDVLVKLCSKLRVYTNYLNNYITALCTIDKCRETKPPFRAFLKRADRNLATHMLSLQELLLCPVWRIQEYVTLLQVLSLHTHAGHPDHTHLSSALNTLLGFREFIQKLKRNSERDGLMEETQKMIQGCPSLSEGNRQLITTQDAALLRSPDEQIPDSLRTYEQVSDVGLFLFNDALVLTRRNVQHTPFSLAHQSTHTFLASVALSSLAVREITHTRYVRHAFVLEGPCRSWVCATERGEEREHFLSVLRSAINSALTGHR is encoded by the exons ATGGAGACGAACGCGAGGTCGACCCCTCACTCGGTGAAGCGGTGGCAGCTCAGCGGGACGGACTATGAGCCGCAGCGGACCGGGACCCTCTTCAGCAGCCGGACTCCTCTGAACCACAGGACGAGCAACCTGCAG TTGTTTGAGGAGAGGATGAACCTGGTGATGCACTGGTTTGACCTTTGGACTGACGGACAGAGGAAACACCTGTTGCACTCTTTGTTCACACGCTGCACCAAGTCACAGCTCAA gtACTGCAAGGATTTGCTGATCGAGACGGTTCCTGTGACTCAGGTGGACTTCACGGCGGTGCTGCCACGCTTCCTGTCCCTCTATGTGATGTCATTTTTATCCCCTCTTGACCTCTGCTTTGCTGCGCAAGTCAGCTGGCACTGGAGGGTCCTtgctgagcag gACTGTCTCTGGGCCGGCCGCTGCATCTCAAGAGGCTGGTTCCTTCCCTACACTCCAGGAGAGAAAGAATTTGGAGCGTGGAAGAACCACTACGTCTCCTGCGTCTCCACGCTGGACTGGCTCACCCCCAGGGAGGCAGCCGAGCAGTACGGGACCCTCAACCAGCAAAGTGCGGGGATGacggaggaggagcaggagaggaggaaggagaggaagatcAGACAGATGATCAGAGACAAACTTCAGGAGGACAAGA GAGAATCTCTGAGAACCAGGAAAGCCTGGGGCAGCTACACGAAGCCAGAAGGAGCCAGAGGTGGAAGAACTCAGACAGGGAGGCCCGGCTCTGGAATAACATTCAGCTCTTGGCCCTCTCTCTGCTGGCCTCCAAGGGCCGTTGGGTCTCCCAGCGTCTGTCTTAGCCCGGACATGGGACAGACCAGGACTGCAGCCCAGAGCTTGGAGAGGGTCCAGGTCTCCAGTCCTAGCAG CAAAGCCAGAGGAGCGCTGTCGTCCTTCACCAGCAGACCTCCACTGCCACATGCAGACTACCTGACCCCTCCGGCTCTCTTACTGCTGATCTCCAACAGAATCCCTGCctatgag GTGGTGCTGAGTGGCGTGAAGTCAGGAGTGATGGTGGTTCTGTACGACCACAGGGGGACTCTCTCAGCTCTGTTAACCCAGGTCGAGAGGACTATTTCTGGGCAGAGAGCTCAGAGGCTGGGCCTGCTAGCTCCTGGAGGAACGGAGGAAATCCATCTGCTCCGTG GTAGCAGCCTGTCAGAGAAGACTCTACTGAATCCCGACCATAGAGACTTCTGGGAAAAGCTGTGTGGCTGGGTGGCACCAactgaggaaggaggagggattGACATCTTCTCACCGCTGGCTGCATCTG CATCGGGAGTCGCTCTCATGCAGGCTCTCTCTACGCTAACGGGTCTGAAGGCTCAGGCGCCGATGGGTTTTGCCACCGGAAGTTTCCAGAACA TCCTGAGTGAGTGGTCTGACGGCAGTGTGCGCACCGGACTCTCGGAGCAGCAACCAGCAGCCCCGGcactgcagtttgtgtgtgacGGTGTTCTGCAGGGCTGGTGCAGACAGGCTCAGTGGATGGAGGAGGCTCTGGGGGAGCTGAGGGTCTGCCGGGGGCCACAGCTACAGCGGGTCAGCCTCCAGGCCAGGAGCCGAGTGCTGG GTCATTTTCTGTGGGAGAAAATCTGCCTCGAGGAGCTTTGTGTGTCCAAAGATCTAAATGAGGCTCTGACTGAGGGACTCACTGCTCTCACAAGACAGGAAGAG AACAGACCTCTGGAGTTTCTTGCCGTCTTCCTGACGAGATGGagtgaggagaaggagggagaagagagtaGCGGAggggaaaagaggagaaacaaaggaGCACATGATTTCTCTTTGGCACCACACGACTCACAGAAATGTGCCGGCCTCATACCTGAGCTACCACAG aTAGTGTTTGATTGGAGAGGTGCAGCTGCCAGAGAGCTCCACCACAGCGAGTGTCTTTATCTGAGCAGACTGGGCGCTGTGCTGAAG GTGTACCAGgagcctcttacagcagctctcAACTCCAACAGAGCCATCATCAGCTACGCCGACATTCACATTGTCCTCAGCCCTGTCACTCAAATACTGGAGCTcaacag GGTGTTTCTGGCGGATTTACAAGCCCGGCTGCAACAGTGGGGTGCAGAGCAGTGTGTCGGAGATGTGCTTGTAAAACTGTGCTCAAAACTCAGAGTCTACACCAACTACCTCAACAACTACATCACCGCCCTCTGCACCATCGACAAG TGCAGGGAGACGAAGCCTCCGTTCCGGGCTTTCCTGAAGCGAGCAGACAGAAATCTTGCAACACACATGCTGAG cctgcaggagctgctgctgtgtccAGTGTGGAGGATACAGGAGTACGTGACTCTGCTTCAGGTGTTgtctttacacacacacgccgGCCACCCCgaccacacacacctctcctcTGCTCTAAACACCCTGCTGGGATTCAGAGAGTTCATACAGAAG TTGAAGCGTAACTCAGAGAGAGACGGGCTGATGGAGGAAACGCAGAAGATGATCCAAGGCTGTCCG AGCCTCAGTGAAGGAAACAGGCAGCTGATAACAACACAGGATGCTGCTTTGCTCAGGAGCCCTGATGAACAGATTCCTGACTCACTCAG GACCTACGAGCAGGTGTCTGATGTGGGCCTGTTCCTGTTTAACGACGCTTTGGTGTTGACGCGGCGAAACGTGCAACACACACCGTTCTCGTTGGCTCACCAgagcacacacactttcctggCCTCTGTGGCTCTCTCCAGTCTGGCCGTCAgagagatcacacacacacgct ATGTGCGTCATGCCTTTGTCCTGGAGGGTCCTTGTCGTTCTTGGGTTTGTGCcacagaaagaggagaggagagagagcactTCCTGTCCGTGCTGCGTTCAGCCATAAACTCTGCTCTGACGGGACATCGGTGA
- the LOC129111898 gene encoding LOW QUALITY PROTEIN: filamin A-interacting protein 1-like (The sequence of the model RefSeq protein was modified relative to this genomic sequence to represent the inferred CDS: inserted 1 base in 1 codon): MVVDEQQRLTEQLNQQTAKVQELSATASQAQEELSSANARLQEEEQKVFRLEAELRDQGGRYHQEQEAMTAKLTSEDAQSRQLRQKMSTLSRQLDELEETNKTLRRAEEELLELRDKISRGDCGNSSLMSELEELRKRVLEMEGKDEELIRMEDHCRDLNKKLEKEANQSRSLKAEVDKLNHRIMDLEKLEDAFSKSKQECNSLKSNLEKERTVSKVLTSELEVLKVRVKELEAAENQLGKTELTLKEDLTKLKTLTVMLVDERKAMAEKLKQMENKVQNSTGKLQAEQDKVTSVTEKLIDESKKALRSKAELEEKMCNATKERDDLKAKLLSEEEKSNDLESKINMMKKRLQSLENMEREYVRSKAKEENIKTPIANRFQQEDNKVKDLTQEVERLRRKLKDMKVVEGDLLKTEEFESLEKRFTNEQEKGKALMEELEISRQELSKYQLAEKKECNQEHVLYKRLKDEEAKSSHLTREVAALKEKIHEYMGTEESICRMKTDHSTLQRKLTQQEVRNKELAREMETLTRELERYRRFSKSLRPGMNGRRFSDLHVSTKEVQTEPLDVMSPNCMTMAPLERAVVNGKLYDESEPEDNANYSNEIQLSKCSPALITNVNNLNNLRRARVPLLKNKDTPHQVNGKVQPRQNGNHVQPGDVVLTHSPGQPLHIKVTPDHGHNTATLEITSPTTENTQSFTSTAVIPTSGGPPKQRITIIQNASLSPTAKSISPKSKGSPISDELCSPDRALSPFTMATYSRAMTPDSCGSVTPDRAMSPIQIVSVTXRHPERSLSTEPVEVLGGHAIFRVTPERQSNWQVQRSNSSGPNLITTEDNKIHIHLGSPFIQSISTPTQSLSPCHTPGLQEQRTQVLANCSTPTAKGSSKITSSITIKPTSTPIQRPSQITVSNVYD; encoded by the exons ATGGTCGTGGATGAACAGCAGCGTCTCACTGAGCAGCTCAATCAACAAACAGCAAAGGTCCAAGAACTGAGTGCCACTGCTTCACAAGCCCAGGAGGAGCTGAGCTCAGCTAATGCCCGTCTGCAGGAAGAGGAGCAAAAGGTCTTTCGCTTGGAGGCTGAGCTGCGTGACCAAGGAGGTCGATACCATCAGGAACAAGAAGCCATGACTGCCAAACTGACCAGCGAGGATGCCCAAAGCAGGCAGCTGCGCCAGAAGATGTCAACTCTCAGCAGGCAGCTCGATGAGCTGGAGGAGACCAACAAGACCCTGCGCAGAGCTGAGGAGGAACTGCTGGAGCTGAGGGACAAAATCAGCCGTGGTGATTGTGGAAACTCTAGCCTCATGTCTGAGCTGGAAGAGTTAAGGAAAAGGGTACTTGAAATGGAAGGAAAGGATGAAGAGTTGATCAGAATGGAGGACCACTGCAGGGACCTCAACAAGAAACTGGAGAAAGAGGCCAATCAAAGCAGGAGCTTGAAGGCTGAAGTCGATAAACTGAACCACAGAATTATGGACTTGGAGAAATTAGAGGACGCATTCAGCAAGAGCAAACAAGAATGCAACTCTCTCAAAAGTAACCTGGAGAAGGAGAGGACGGTGTCAAAGGTCCTGACCAGTGAGCTGGAAGTCTTGAAAGTCAGGGTCAAAGAACTGGAGGCTGCTGAAAACCAACTGGGAAAGACAGAGCTGACACTGAAAGAAGATCTAACCAAGTTAAAGACTCTGACAGTCATGCTGGTGGATGAGAGGAAGGCGATGGCAGAGAAGCTAAAGCAAATGGAGAACAAGGTCCAGaacagcactggcaaacttcaagCTGAACAGGACAAAGTTACATCAGTCACAGAGAAGCTAATTGATGAGAGCAAGAAAGCACTGAGGTCAAAggctgagctggaggagaaaaTGTGCAACGCTACAAAGGAAAGGGATGACTTGAAGGCCAAGTTGCTTTCTGAGGAGGAAAAGAGCAATGATTTGGAGTCTAAAATCAACATGATGAAGAAAAGGTTGCAGTCGCTTGAGAACATGGAAAGAGAATACGTGAGAAGCAAAGCTAAAGAAGAGAACATCAAAACACCCATTGCTAACCGCTTCCAACAAGAAGACAACAAAGTAAAGGATTTGACGCAGGAGGTTGAACGCCTCAGGCGCAAATTAAAGGACATGAAGGTGGTAGAAGGAGACCTCTTAAAAACAGAGGAGTTTGAATCACTGGAGAAAAGATTCACCAATGAACAAGAGAAAGGTAAAGCCTtgatggaggagctggaaaTATCCAGACAGGAACTTTCAAAGTACCAACTGGCTGAAAAGAAAGAGTGCAACCAAGAGCATGTTCTTTATAAACGCCTGAAGGACGAGGAGGCAAAGTCCAGTCATTTGACCAGAGAGGTAGCAGCTCTGAAGGAGAAGATCCATGAATACATGGGAACAGAGGAGTCCATCTGCCGCATGAAAACTGACCACTCTACGCTCCAAAGGAAACTGACCCAACAGGAGGTCAGAAACAAAGAACTGGCCAGAGAAATGGAGACACTCACGAGAGAGCTTGAGCGATACAGGCGCTTCAGCAAAAGTCTTCGCCCTGGCATGAATGGAAGGCGCTTTTCAGACCTTCATGTTTCCACCAAGGAAGTTCAGACGGAGCCACTTGACGTCATGTCTCCCAACTGTATGACTATGGCTCCACTGGAACGCGCTGTGGTGAACGGGAAGCTGTACGACGAGAGCGAACCCGAAGATAACGCAAATTACAGCAACGAGATTCAGCTCAGCAAATGCAGCCCGGCGCTGATCACTAATGTAAATAATCTAAACAACCTGAGAAGAGCCCGAGTGCCGTTgcttaaaaacaaagacacgCCCCATCAGGTGAACGGTAAAGTGCAACCACGACAGAATGGTAACCACGTTCAGCCGGGGGATGTCGTGTTGACCCACAGTCCTGGGCAGCCTCTGCACATTAAAGTGACTCCTGACCACGGACACAACACAGCAACGCTAGAGATCACCAGCCCGACCACAGAAAACACCCAGTCGTTCACCAGTACTGCCGTCATACCCACAAGTGGAGGTCCACCCAAACAGAGAATTACCATCATCCAGAATGCTTCCCTATCCCCGACTGCTAAATCCATTTCCCCCAAATCCAAAGGTTCCCCAATCTCTGACGAACTGTGTTCACCAGATAGAGCCCTGTCACCTTTCACGATGGCTACATACTCCAGAGCAATGACTCCAGACTCTTGTGGCTCTGTGACACCAGACAGAGCCATGTCTCCTATACAAATTGTGTCGGTCA ACAGGCACCCCGAACGCTCCCTCTCCAcggagccagtggaggttctCGGAGGGCACGCCATCTTCCGTGTGACGCCGGAGAGGCAAAGCAACTGGCAGGTCCAGAGGTCTAACAGCTCTGGGCCAAACCTCATCACCACGGAGGACAACAAAATCCACATTCACTTAGGGAGCCCCTTCATTCAGAGCATCAGCACGCCGACGCAATCACTGAGTCCATGCCACACACCTGGACTCCAGGAGCAAAGGACTCAGGTGCTTGCAAATTGCAGCACTCCTACTGCAAAAGGCAGCAGCAAAATTACAAGTAGCATCACGATTAAGCCCACCTCCACCCCAATCCAAAGGCCATCACAAATTACAGTAAGTAATGTCTATGATTGA